The proteins below come from a single Chelmon rostratus isolate fCheRos1 chromosome 12, fCheRos1.pri, whole genome shotgun sequence genomic window:
- the LOC121614508 gene encoding tubulin beta-2A chain-like isoform X7 yields the protein MREIVHIQAGQCGNQIGAKFWEVISDEHGIDPTGSYQGDSDLQLERINVYYNEASGSKFVPRAILVDLEPGTMDSVRSGPFGQLFRPDNFVFGQSGAGNNWAKGHYTEGAELVDSVLDVVRKEMDEQMLSVQNKNSSYFVEWIPNNVKTAVCDIPPRGLKMSATFIGNSTAIQELFRRISEQFTAMFRRKAFLHWYTGEGMDEMEFTEAESNMNDLVSEYQQYQDATADEMGEYEEDEIEDEEEVRHDVRH from the exons ATGAGGGAAATCGTTCACATCCAGGCTGGACAGTGTGGAAATCAGATCGGGGCGAAG TTCTGGGAGGTGATAAGTGATGAGCATGGCATTGATCCAACCGGTAGTTACCAAGGTGACAGCGacctgcagctggagaggaTAAATGTCTACTACAATGAGGcatcag GCAGCAAATTTGTCCCCCGTGCCATTCTGGTCGACCTGGAGCCAGGAACCATGGATTCAGTTCGCTCCGGCCCATTTGGACAGCTCTTCAGGCCTGACAACTTTGTTTTTG GTCAAAGTGGAGCAGGAAATAACTGGGCCAAGGGTCACTACACCGAGGGAGCTGAGCTGGTGGACTCGGTACTGGACGTGGTGAGGAAGGA GA TGGATGAGCAGATGTTGAGTGTGCAGAACAAGAACAGCAGCTACTTTGTTGAGTGGATCCCCAACAATGTCAAGACCGCCGTTTGCGATATCCCTCCGCGTGGCCTCAAGATGTCCGCCACCTTCATCGGTAACAGCACGGCCATCCAGGAGCTGTTCAGGAGGATCTCCGAGCAGTTCACGGCCATGTTCCGCCGCAAGGCCTTCCTCCACTGGTACACCGGAGAGGGAATGGATGAGATGGAGTTCACCGAGGCCGAGAGCAACATGAATGACCTGGTGTCTGAGTATCAGCAGTACCAGGATGCCACTGCCGATGAGATGGGCGAATATGAAGAAGATGAAatagaggatgaggaagaagtCCGCCATGATGTTCGCCACTGA
- the LOC121614508 gene encoding tubulin beta-2A chain-like isoform X2 yields MREIVHIQAGQCGNQIGAKFWEVISDEHGIDPTGSYQGDSDLQLERINVYYNEASGSKFVPRAILVDLEPGTMDSVRSGPFGQLFRPDNFVFGQSGAGNNWAKGHYTEGAELVDSVLDVVRKESENCDCLQGFQLTHSLGGGTGSGMGTLLISKIREEYPDRIMNTFSVMPSPKVSDTVVEPYNATLSVHQLVENTDETFSIDNEALYDICFRTLKLTTPTYGDLNHLVSATMSGVTTCLRFPGQLNADLRKLAVNMVPFPRLHFFMPGFAPLTSRGSQQYRALSVPELTQQMFDAKNMMAACDPRHGRYLTVAAIFRGRMSMKEVDEQMLSVQNKNSSYFVEWIPNNVKTAVCDIPPRGLKMSATFIGNSTAIQELFRRISEQFTAMFRRKAFLHWYTGEGMDEMEFTEAESNMNDLVSEYQQYQDATADEMGEYEEDEIEDEEEVRHDVRH; encoded by the exons ATGAGGGAAATCGTTCACATCCAGGCTGGACAGTGTGGAAATCAGATCGGGGCGAAG TTCTGGGAGGTGATAAGTGATGAGCATGGCATTGATCCAACCGGTAGTTACCAAGGTGACAGCGacctgcagctggagaggaTAAATGTCTACTACAATGAGGcatcag GCAGCAAATTTGTCCCCCGTGCCATTCTGGTCGACCTGGAGCCAGGAACCATGGATTCAGTTCGCTCCGGCCCATTTGGACAGCTCTTCAGGCCTGACAACTTTGTTTTTG GTCAAAGTGGAGCAGGAAATAACTGGGCCAAGGGTCACTACACCGAGGGAGCTGAGCTGGTGGACTCGGTACTGGACGTGGTGAGGAAGGAGTCCGAGAACTGCGATTGCCTCCAGGGCTTTCAGCTCACCCACTCACTGGGTGGAGGCACAGGTTCCGGAATGGGTACGCTGCTCATCAGCAAGATCCGCGAGGAGTACCCTGACCGTATCATGAACACCTTCAGCGTCATGCCTTCCCCGAAGGTGTCTGACACTGTGGTGGAGCCCTACAACGCCACTCTCTCCGTCCACCAGTTGGTGGAAAACACAGACGAGACCTTCAGCATTGACAATGAGGCCCTGTATGATATTTGCTTCCGCACCCTGAAGCTGACCACACCCACCTACGGAGACCTCAACCACCTGGTATCAGCTACCATGAGTGGGGTGACCACCTGCCTCCGTTTCCCTGGCCAACTCAACGCTGACCTCCGTAAGCTGGCTGTCAACATGGTGCCCTTCCCCCGCTTGCATTTCTTCATGCCGGGCTTTGCGCCCCTCACAAGCAGGGGCAGCCAGCAGTACCGTGCCCTCTCTGTGCCGGAGCTCACACAGCAAATGTTCGACGCCAAGAACATGATGGCGGCCTGTGACCCTCGTCACGGACGCTACCTCACTGTGGCAGCCATCTTCCGCGGCCGCATGTCAATGAAGGAAGTGGATGAGCAGATGTTGAGTGTGCAGAACAAGAACAGCAGCTACTTTGTTGAGTGGATCCCCAACAATGTCAAGACCGCCGTTTGCGATATCCCTCCGCGTGGCCTCAAGATGTCCGCCACCTTCATCGGTAACAGCACGGCCATCCAGGAGCTGTTCAGGAGGATCTCCGAGCAGTTCACGGCCATGTTCCGCCGCAAGGCCTTCCTCCACTGGTACACCGGAGAGGGAATGGATGAGATGGAGTTCACCGAGGCCGAGAGCAACATGAATGACCTGGTGTCTGAGTATCAGCAGTACCAGGATGCCACTGCCGATGAGATGGGCGAATATGAAGAAGATGAAatagaggatgaggaagaagtCCGCCATGATGTTCGCCACTGA
- the LOC121614508 gene encoding tubulin beta chain-like isoform X4, producing the protein MREIVHIQAGQCSKFVPRAILVDLEPGTMDSVRSGPFGQLFRPDNFVFGQSGAGNNWAKGHYTEGAELVDSVLDVVRKESENCDCLQGFQLTHSLGGGTGSGMGTLLISKIREEYPDRIMNTFSVMPSPKVSDTVVEPYNATLSVHQLVENTDETFSIDNEALYDICFRTLKLTTPTYGDLNHLVSATMSGVTTCLRFPGQLNADLRKLAVNMVPFPRLHFFMPGFAPLTSRGSQQYRALSVPELTQQMFDAKNMMAACDPRHGRYLTVAAIFRGRMSMKEVDEQMLSVQNKNSSYFVEWIPNNVKTAVCDIPPRGLKMSATFIGNSTAIQELFRRISEQFTAMFRRKAFLHWYTGEGMDEMEFTEAESNMNDLVSEYQQYQDATADEMGEYEEDEIEDEEEVRHDVRH; encoded by the exons ATGAGGGAAATCGTTCACATCCAGGCTGGACAGT GCAGCAAATTTGTCCCCCGTGCCATTCTGGTCGACCTGGAGCCAGGAACCATGGATTCAGTTCGCTCCGGCCCATTTGGACAGCTCTTCAGGCCTGACAACTTTGTTTTTG GTCAAAGTGGAGCAGGAAATAACTGGGCCAAGGGTCACTACACCGAGGGAGCTGAGCTGGTGGACTCGGTACTGGACGTGGTGAGGAAGGAGTCCGAGAACTGCGATTGCCTCCAGGGCTTTCAGCTCACCCACTCACTGGGTGGAGGCACAGGTTCCGGAATGGGTACGCTGCTCATCAGCAAGATCCGCGAGGAGTACCCTGACCGTATCATGAACACCTTCAGCGTCATGCCTTCCCCGAAGGTGTCTGACACTGTGGTGGAGCCCTACAACGCCACTCTCTCCGTCCACCAGTTGGTGGAAAACACAGACGAGACCTTCAGCATTGACAATGAGGCCCTGTATGATATTTGCTTCCGCACCCTGAAGCTGACCACACCCACCTACGGAGACCTCAACCACCTGGTATCAGCTACCATGAGTGGGGTGACCACCTGCCTCCGTTTCCCTGGCCAACTCAACGCTGACCTCCGTAAGCTGGCTGTCAACATGGTGCCCTTCCCCCGCTTGCATTTCTTCATGCCGGGCTTTGCGCCCCTCACAAGCAGGGGCAGCCAGCAGTACCGTGCCCTCTCTGTGCCGGAGCTCACACAGCAAATGTTCGACGCCAAGAACATGATGGCGGCCTGTGACCCTCGTCACGGACGCTACCTCACTGTGGCAGCCATCTTCCGCGGCCGCATGTCAATGAAGGAAGTGGATGAGCAGATGTTGAGTGTGCAGAACAAGAACAGCAGCTACTTTGTTGAGTGGATCCCCAACAATGTCAAGACCGCCGTTTGCGATATCCCTCCGCGTGGCCTCAAGATGTCCGCCACCTTCATCGGTAACAGCACGGCCATCCAGGAGCTGTTCAGGAGGATCTCCGAGCAGTTCACGGCCATGTTCCGCCGCAAGGCCTTCCTCCACTGGTACACCGGAGAGGGAATGGATGAGATGGAGTTCACCGAGGCCGAGAGCAACATGAATGACCTGGTGTCTGAGTATCAGCAGTACCAGGATGCCACTGCCGATGAGATGGGCGAATATGAAGAAGATGAAatagaggatgaggaagaagtCCGCCATGATGTTCGCCACTGA
- the LOC121614508 gene encoding tubulin beta-2B chain-like isoform X6 yields the protein MREIVHIQAGQCGNQIGAKFWEVISDEHGIDPTGSYQGDSDLQLERINVYYNEASGSKFVPRAILVDLEPGTMDSVRSGPFGQLFRPDNFVFGQSGAGNNWAKGHYTEGAELVDSVLDVVRKESENCDCLQGFQLTHSLGGGTGSGMGTLLISKIREEYPDRIMNTFSVMPSPKVSDTVVEPYNATLSVHQLVENTDETFIGNSTAIQELFRRISEQFTAMFRRKAFLHWYTGEGMDEMEFTEAESNMNDLVSEYQQYQDATADEMGEYEEDEIEDEEEVRHDVRH from the exons ATGAGGGAAATCGTTCACATCCAGGCTGGACAGTGTGGAAATCAGATCGGGGCGAAG TTCTGGGAGGTGATAAGTGATGAGCATGGCATTGATCCAACCGGTAGTTACCAAGGTGACAGCGacctgcagctggagaggaTAAATGTCTACTACAATGAGGcatcag GCAGCAAATTTGTCCCCCGTGCCATTCTGGTCGACCTGGAGCCAGGAACCATGGATTCAGTTCGCTCCGGCCCATTTGGACAGCTCTTCAGGCCTGACAACTTTGTTTTTG GTCAAAGTGGAGCAGGAAATAACTGGGCCAAGGGTCACTACACCGAGGGAGCTGAGCTGGTGGACTCGGTACTGGACGTGGTGAGGAAGGAGTCCGAGAACTGCGATTGCCTCCAGGGCTTTCAGCTCACCCACTCACTGGGTGGAGGCACAGGTTCCGGAATGGGTACGCTGCTCATCAGCAAGATCCGCGAGGAGTACCCTGACCGTATCATGAACACCTTCAGCGTCATGCCTTCCCCGAAGGTGTCTGACACTGTGGTGGAGCCCTACAACGCCACTCTCTCCGTCCACCAGTTGGTGGAAAACACAGACGAG ACCTTCATCGGTAACAGCACGGCCATCCAGGAGCTGTTCAGGAGGATCTCCGAGCAGTTCACGGCCATGTTCCGCCGCAAGGCCTTCCTCCACTGGTACACCGGAGAGGGAATGGATGAGATGGAGTTCACCGAGGCCGAGAGCAACATGAATGACCTGGTGTCTGAGTATCAGCAGTACCAGGATGCCACTGCCGATGAGATGGGCGAATATGAAGAAGATGAAatagaggatgaggaagaagtCCGCCATGATGTTCGCCACTGA
- the LOC121614508 gene encoding tubulin beta-2A chain-like isoform X8, producing the protein MREIVHIQAGQCGNQIGAKFWEVISDEHGIDPTGSYQGDSDLQLERINVYYNEASGSKFVPRAILVDLEPGTMDSVRSGPFGQLFRPDNFVFGQSGAGNNWAKGHYTEGAELVDSVLDVVRKESENCDCLQGFQLFRRISEQFTAMFRRKAFLHWYTGEGMDEMEFTEAESNMNDLVSEYQQYQDATADEMGEYEEDEIEDEEEVRHDVRH; encoded by the exons ATGAGGGAAATCGTTCACATCCAGGCTGGACAGTGTGGAAATCAGATCGGGGCGAAG TTCTGGGAGGTGATAAGTGATGAGCATGGCATTGATCCAACCGGTAGTTACCAAGGTGACAGCGacctgcagctggagaggaTAAATGTCTACTACAATGAGGcatcag GCAGCAAATTTGTCCCCCGTGCCATTCTGGTCGACCTGGAGCCAGGAACCATGGATTCAGTTCGCTCCGGCCCATTTGGACAGCTCTTCAGGCCTGACAACTTTGTTTTTG GTCAAAGTGGAGCAGGAAATAACTGGGCCAAGGGTCACTACACCGAGGGAGCTGAGCTGGTGGACTCGGTACTGGACGTGGTGAGGAAGGAGTCCGAGAACTGCGATTGCCTCCAGGGCTTTC AGCTGTTCAGGAGGATCTCCGAGCAGTTCACGGCCATGTTCCGCCGCAAGGCCTTCCTCCACTGGTACACCGGAGAGGGAATGGATGAGATGGAGTTCACCGAGGCCGAGAGCAACATGAATGACCTGGTGTCTGAGTATCAGCAGTACCAGGATGCCACTGCCGATGAGATGGGCGAATATGAAGAAGATGAAatagaggatgaggaagaagtCCGCCATGATGTTCGCCACTGA
- the LOC121614508 gene encoding tubulin beta-2A chain-like isoform X9: protein MREIVHIQAGQCGNQIGAKFWEVISDEHGIDPTGSYQGDSDLQLERINVYYNEASGSKFVPRAILVDLEPGTMDSVRSGPFGQLFRPDNFVFGQSGAGNNWAKGHYTEGAELVDSVLDVMEFTEAESNMNDLVSEYQQYQDATADEMGEYEEDEIEDEEEVRHDVRH from the exons ATGAGGGAAATCGTTCACATCCAGGCTGGACAGTGTGGAAATCAGATCGGGGCGAAG TTCTGGGAGGTGATAAGTGATGAGCATGGCATTGATCCAACCGGTAGTTACCAAGGTGACAGCGacctgcagctggagaggaTAAATGTCTACTACAATGAGGcatcag GCAGCAAATTTGTCCCCCGTGCCATTCTGGTCGACCTGGAGCCAGGAACCATGGATTCAGTTCGCTCCGGCCCATTTGGACAGCTCTTCAGGCCTGACAACTTTGTTTTTG GTCAAAGTGGAGCAGGAAATAACTGGGCCAAGGGTCACTACACCGAGGGAGCTGAGCTGGTGGACTCGGTACTGGACGTG ATGGAGTTCACCGAGGCCGAGAGCAACATGAATGACCTGGTGTCTGAGTATCAGCAGTACCAGGATGCCACTGCCGATGAGATGGGCGAATATGAAGAAGATGAAatagaggatgaggaagaagtCCGCCATGATGTTCGCCACTGA
- the LOC121614508 gene encoding tubulin beta chain-like isoform X3, whose translation MREIVHIQAGQCGNQIGAKFWEVISDEHGIDPTGSYQGDSDLQLERINVYYNEASGQSGAGNNWAKGHYTEGAELVDSVLDVVRKESENCDCLQGFQLTHSLGGGTGSGMGTLLISKIREEYPDRIMNTFSVMPSPKVSDTVVEPYNATLSVHQLVENTDETFSIDNEALYDICFRTLKLTTPTYGDLNHLVSATMSGVTTCLRFPGQLNADLRKLAVNMVPFPRLHFFMPGFAPLTSRGSQQYRALSVPELTQQMFDAKNMMAACDPRHGRYLTVAAIFRGRMSMKEVDEQMLSVQNKNSSYFVEWIPNNVKTAVCDIPPRGLKMSATFIGNSTAIQELFRRISEQFTAMFRRKAFLHWYTGEGMDEMEFTEAESNMNDLVSEYQQYQDATADEMGEYEEDEIEDEEEVRHDVRH comes from the exons ATGAGGGAAATCGTTCACATCCAGGCTGGACAGTGTGGAAATCAGATCGGGGCGAAG TTCTGGGAGGTGATAAGTGATGAGCATGGCATTGATCCAACCGGTAGTTACCAAGGTGACAGCGacctgcagctggagaggaTAAATGTCTACTACAATGAGGcatcag GTCAAAGTGGAGCAGGAAATAACTGGGCCAAGGGTCACTACACCGAGGGAGCTGAGCTGGTGGACTCGGTACTGGACGTGGTGAGGAAGGAGTCCGAGAACTGCGATTGCCTCCAGGGCTTTCAGCTCACCCACTCACTGGGTGGAGGCACAGGTTCCGGAATGGGTACGCTGCTCATCAGCAAGATCCGCGAGGAGTACCCTGACCGTATCATGAACACCTTCAGCGTCATGCCTTCCCCGAAGGTGTCTGACACTGTGGTGGAGCCCTACAACGCCACTCTCTCCGTCCACCAGTTGGTGGAAAACACAGACGAGACCTTCAGCATTGACAATGAGGCCCTGTATGATATTTGCTTCCGCACCCTGAAGCTGACCACACCCACCTACGGAGACCTCAACCACCTGGTATCAGCTACCATGAGTGGGGTGACCACCTGCCTCCGTTTCCCTGGCCAACTCAACGCTGACCTCCGTAAGCTGGCTGTCAACATGGTGCCCTTCCCCCGCTTGCATTTCTTCATGCCGGGCTTTGCGCCCCTCACAAGCAGGGGCAGCCAGCAGTACCGTGCCCTCTCTGTGCCGGAGCTCACACAGCAAATGTTCGACGCCAAGAACATGATGGCGGCCTGTGACCCTCGTCACGGACGCTACCTCACTGTGGCAGCCATCTTCCGCGGCCGCATGTCAATGAAGGAAGTGGATGAGCAGATGTTGAGTGTGCAGAACAAGAACAGCAGCTACTTTGTTGAGTGGATCCCCAACAATGTCAAGACCGCCGTTTGCGATATCCCTCCGCGTGGCCTCAAGATGTCCGCCACCTTCATCGGTAACAGCACGGCCATCCAGGAGCTGTTCAGGAGGATCTCCGAGCAGTTCACGGCCATGTTCCGCCGCAAGGCCTTCCTCCACTGGTACACCGGAGAGGGAATGGATGAGATGGAGTTCACCGAGGCCGAGAGCAACATGAATGACCTGGTGTCTGAGTATCAGCAGTACCAGGATGCCACTGCCGATGAGATGGGCGAATATGAAGAAGATGAAatagaggatgaggaagaagtCCGCCATGATGTTCGCCACTGA
- the LOC121614508 gene encoding tubulin beta chain-like isoform X1 — MREIVHIQAGQCGNQIGAKFWEVISDEHGIDPTGSYQGDSDLQLERINVYYNEASGRTGSKFVPRAILVDLEPGTMDSVRSGPFGQLFRPDNFVFGQSGAGNNWAKGHYTEGAELVDSVLDVVRKESENCDCLQGFQLTHSLGGGTGSGMGTLLISKIREEYPDRIMNTFSVMPSPKVSDTVVEPYNATLSVHQLVENTDETFSIDNEALYDICFRTLKLTTPTYGDLNHLVSATMSGVTTCLRFPGQLNADLRKLAVNMVPFPRLHFFMPGFAPLTSRGSQQYRALSVPELTQQMFDAKNMMAACDPRHGRYLTVAAIFRGRMSMKEVDEQMLSVQNKNSSYFVEWIPNNVKTAVCDIPPRGLKMSATFIGNSTAIQELFRRISEQFTAMFRRKAFLHWYTGEGMDEMEFTEAESNMNDLVSEYQQYQDATADEMGEYEEDEIEDEEEVRHDVRH; from the exons ATGAGGGAAATCGTTCACATCCAGGCTGGACAGTGTGGAAATCAGATCGGGGCGAAG TTCTGGGAGGTGATAAGTGATGAGCATGGCATTGATCCAACCGGTAGTTACCAAGGTGACAGCGacctgcagctggagaggaTAAATGTCTACTACAATGAGGcatcag GGAGAACAG GCAGCAAATTTGTCCCCCGTGCCATTCTGGTCGACCTGGAGCCAGGAACCATGGATTCAGTTCGCTCCGGCCCATTTGGACAGCTCTTCAGGCCTGACAACTTTGTTTTTG GTCAAAGTGGAGCAGGAAATAACTGGGCCAAGGGTCACTACACCGAGGGAGCTGAGCTGGTGGACTCGGTACTGGACGTGGTGAGGAAGGAGTCCGAGAACTGCGATTGCCTCCAGGGCTTTCAGCTCACCCACTCACTGGGTGGAGGCACAGGTTCCGGAATGGGTACGCTGCTCATCAGCAAGATCCGCGAGGAGTACCCTGACCGTATCATGAACACCTTCAGCGTCATGCCTTCCCCGAAGGTGTCTGACACTGTGGTGGAGCCCTACAACGCCACTCTCTCCGTCCACCAGTTGGTGGAAAACACAGACGAGACCTTCAGCATTGACAATGAGGCCCTGTATGATATTTGCTTCCGCACCCTGAAGCTGACCACACCCACCTACGGAGACCTCAACCACCTGGTATCAGCTACCATGAGTGGGGTGACCACCTGCCTCCGTTTCCCTGGCCAACTCAACGCTGACCTCCGTAAGCTGGCTGTCAACATGGTGCCCTTCCCCCGCTTGCATTTCTTCATGCCGGGCTTTGCGCCCCTCACAAGCAGGGGCAGCCAGCAGTACCGTGCCCTCTCTGTGCCGGAGCTCACACAGCAAATGTTCGACGCCAAGAACATGATGGCGGCCTGTGACCCTCGTCACGGACGCTACCTCACTGTGGCAGCCATCTTCCGCGGCCGCATGTCAATGAAGGAAGTGGATGAGCAGATGTTGAGTGTGCAGAACAAGAACAGCAGCTACTTTGTTGAGTGGATCCCCAACAATGTCAAGACCGCCGTTTGCGATATCCCTCCGCGTGGCCTCAAGATGTCCGCCACCTTCATCGGTAACAGCACGGCCATCCAGGAGCTGTTCAGGAGGATCTCCGAGCAGTTCACGGCCATGTTCCGCCGCAAGGCCTTCCTCCACTGGTACACCGGAGAGGGAATGGATGAGATGGAGTTCACCGAGGCCGAGAGCAACATGAATGACCTGGTGTCTGAGTATCAGCAGTACCAGGATGCCACTGCCGATGAGATGGGCGAATATGAAGAAGATGAAatagaggatgaggaagaagtCCGCCATGATGTTCGCCACTGA
- the LOC121614508 gene encoding tubulin beta-2A chain-like isoform X5, translating to MREIVHIQAGQCGNQIGAKFWEVISDEHGIDPTGSYQGDSDLQLERINVYYNEASGSKFVPRAILVDLEPGTMDSVRSGPFGQLFRPDNFVFGQSGAGNNWAKGHYTEGAELVDSVLDVVRKESENCDCLQGFQLTHSLGGGTGSGMGTLLISKIREEYPDRIMNTFSVMPSPKVSDTVVEPYNATLSVHQLVENTDETFSIDNEALYDIGNSTAIQELFRRISEQFTAMFRRKAFLHWYTGEGMDEMEFTEAESNMNDLVSEYQQYQDATADEMGEYEEDEIEDEEEVRHDVRH from the exons ATGAGGGAAATCGTTCACATCCAGGCTGGACAGTGTGGAAATCAGATCGGGGCGAAG TTCTGGGAGGTGATAAGTGATGAGCATGGCATTGATCCAACCGGTAGTTACCAAGGTGACAGCGacctgcagctggagaggaTAAATGTCTACTACAATGAGGcatcag GCAGCAAATTTGTCCCCCGTGCCATTCTGGTCGACCTGGAGCCAGGAACCATGGATTCAGTTCGCTCCGGCCCATTTGGACAGCTCTTCAGGCCTGACAACTTTGTTTTTG GTCAAAGTGGAGCAGGAAATAACTGGGCCAAGGGTCACTACACCGAGGGAGCTGAGCTGGTGGACTCGGTACTGGACGTGGTGAGGAAGGAGTCCGAGAACTGCGATTGCCTCCAGGGCTTTCAGCTCACCCACTCACTGGGTGGAGGCACAGGTTCCGGAATGGGTACGCTGCTCATCAGCAAGATCCGCGAGGAGTACCCTGACCGTATCATGAACACCTTCAGCGTCATGCCTTCCCCGAAGGTGTCTGACACTGTGGTGGAGCCCTACAACGCCACTCTCTCCGTCCACCAGTTGGTGGAAAACACAGACGAGACCTTCAGCATTGACAATGAGGCCCTGTATGA CATCGGTAACAGCACGGCCATCCAGGAGCTGTTCAGGAGGATCTCCGAGCAGTTCACGGCCATGTTCCGCCGCAAGGCCTTCCTCCACTGGTACACCGGAGAGGGAATGGATGAGATGGAGTTCACCGAGGCCGAGAGCAACATGAATGACCTGGTGTCTGAGTATCAGCAGTACCAGGATGCCACTGCCGATGAGATGGGCGAATATGAAGAAGATGAAatagaggatgaggaagaagtCCGCCATGATGTTCGCCACTGA